In Methanoregula sp., a single genomic region encodes these proteins:
- a CDS encoding beta-propeller domain-containing protein, with protein sequence MVPKNTIVLILSGIISGIILAYLVMTAFSLQMGETSSSQLPIQPALQQKVMPGAEEPLQFSSQEDARAFLRTHTEGYDEPQLLTDVTGPVDTREWSTANGTRTWRFDVDTSTFKPDEYIVTADAILQQATGTALFNVLDSPQGRISQRAQGLQPIPVTGKYFITINPIGDRYVGEKFTITGRTNLAADDEMLVQVYSSSFKPTQKSQSGEFSGSTGTIRASSSSQPAPVSMTAPAPETNREYSTTNVQVKDVDEADIIKTDGTYLYVVTGNHVHILHAYPANTAEIISTLQFSGSPQSLYLHGDRLVLISSEYKPRTFMNCPPGACGNTMPTVQKTRVFVYSIKDPAHPALQREMEMDGAYKDTRMIGSMLYFVTTDYIDLYADDVAFPEIYDSRRGSSVPPVYYFDKKDREYSLTTVGAVDIIAGDPIKAKTFLIGSAGTLYVSPDRLYIAIASPGDYRTPDKTDLYAFALNDGLISFAARGTVDGTLLNQFSMDEYEGNLRIATTVQDRGGPRNTRFSKVSVLDNHMSIMGSVDNLAPGERIYAARFMGDRLYLVTFRETDPLFVIDLSDPARPMVLGELHIPGYSSYLHPYDATHLIGVGKQSTWGGLKLALFDVADVHNPRLIDEEKMGGYGSDSEILTDHKAFLFDREKDLLVLPVHLVEDATSVNGWRHSIWGGAYVFGVDPDNGFTRKGTVVHYRDTNGSYHEVKRALYIEDTLYTMSQDKIVMSDLRNATRLIGAVGLR encoded by the coding sequence ATGGTACCAAAAAACACAATCGTTCTGATCCTGTCAGGCATTATCTCCGGCATCATCCTTGCATACCTGGTGATGACCGCATTCTCGCTGCAAATGGGGGAAACCAGTAGTAGCCAACTACCGATCCAACCCGCTCTACAGCAAAAAGTCATGCCCGGCGCTGAAGAACCACTACAGTTCTCGTCACAGGAGGATGCCCGGGCATTTCTCAGAACACATACTGAGGGGTATGATGAACCGCAGCTCCTGACAGACGTAACCGGCCCTGTGGATACCCGCGAATGGTCCACGGCAAACGGGACCCGCACCTGGAGGTTCGATGTCGATACATCGACTTTCAAACCTGATGAGTATATCGTCACGGCAGATGCAATCCTGCAACAAGCGACCGGCACCGCCCTCTTCAATGTTCTTGATTCGCCGCAGGGAAGGATCTCACAGCGGGCGCAGGGACTCCAGCCGATACCCGTCACCGGGAAATATTTCATCACCATCAACCCTATCGGCGACCGGTATGTGGGTGAGAAGTTCACCATCACCGGGCGGACCAACCTCGCGGCAGATGACGAGATGCTTGTGCAGGTCTATTCTTCCTCCTTCAAGCCAACCCAGAAGAGCCAGAGCGGGGAGTTTTCCGGTTCGACCGGGACCATCCGGGCATCGTCATCCTCGCAACCGGCACCGGTATCAATGACAGCCCCGGCACCGGAAACGAACCGGGAATATTCCACCACCAATGTCCAGGTAAAGGATGTGGACGAGGCGGATATCATCAAGACTGACGGGACATACCTCTATGTCGTTACCGGCAATCACGTCCATATCCTTCACGCATATCCTGCTAATACCGCAGAAATTATCTCGACCTTACAGTTTTCCGGATCCCCACAGTCATTGTACTTGCACGGGGACCGGCTCGTTCTGATCAGTTCTGAGTATAAACCACGTACCTTCATGAATTGCCCGCCCGGCGCCTGCGGCAACACCATGCCAACCGTCCAGAAGACACGGGTATTTGTCTATTCGATAAAGGATCCGGCCCATCCGGCACTCCAGCGCGAGATGGAGATGGATGGAGCGTATAAGGACACCCGCATGATCGGCTCAATGCTCTATTTCGTCACGACGGATTACATCGACCTGTATGCCGATGATGTGGCCTTTCCGGAGATCTATGACAGCCGGAGGGGTTCATCGGTTCCCCCGGTCTATTATTTCGATAAAAAAGACCGGGAGTATTCCTTAACAACCGTCGGGGCTGTTGATATCATTGCGGGTGATCCGATAAAAGCAAAAACATTCCTTATCGGATCGGCCGGAACCCTATACGTGTCACCGGACCGCTTGTATATTGCGATCGCTTCGCCCGGAGATTACCGCACCCCGGATAAAACCGACCTGTATGCCTTTGCGCTGAACGATGGCCTGATATCCTTTGCAGCACGCGGAACGGTTGACGGGACGTTGCTCAACCAGTTCTCAATGGATGAATACGAAGGAAACCTGCGGATTGCGACAACCGTTCAGGACCGGGGCGGCCCGCGGAACACCCGGTTCAGCAAGGTATCGGTCCTGGATAACCATATGAGCATCATGGGCTCGGTGGATAATCTCGCGCCCGGCGAGCGGATCTATGCTGCACGGTTCATGGGAGACCGGTTGTACCTGGTGACATTCCGGGAGACCGATCCGCTTTTTGTCATTGATCTCTCGGACCCGGCGCGTCCGATGGTACTGGGTGAACTGCATATTCCTGGCTACTCCAGTTACTTGCACCCTTATGACGCCACTCATCTCATCGGTGTCGGAAAGCAATCGACATGGGGCGGCCTGAAACTGGCACTTTTTGATGTTGCCGATGTGCACAATCCGCGACTGATCGATGAGGAGAAAATGGGCGGATACGGAAGCGATTCCGAGATACTCACGGATCACAAGGCCTTCCTGTTCGACCGGGAAAAGGATCTCCTTGTCCTGCCCGTTCATCTCGTGGAAGATGCAACGTCTGTGAATGGCTGGCGTCATTCAATCTGGGGCGGGGCATATGTATTTGGCGTAGATCCGGACAACGGTTTCACCCGGAAAGGGACGGTCGTGCATTACCGGGATACGAACGGATCCTACCATGAAGTAAAACGTGCGCTCTATATCGAAGATACGCTCTATACCATGTCACAGGACAAAATTGTCATGAGCGATTTACGAAATGCCACACGCTTGATCGGTGCTGTCGGGTTGAGATAG
- a CDS encoding MoxR family ATPase gives MNAEISQLTDQAKMFAAELNALQGEMMSVVVGQEDVIDRLIIALCADGHVLLEGVPGIAKTLMIRTLSQCIDCSFVRLQFTPDLLPADIMGTKIFNQKDASFSTIRGPIFAHFVLADEINRAPPKVQSALLEAMQEKQVTIQGETHPLAHPFFVLATQNPIESEGTYPLPEAQVDRFMFKVLMTYPDKEDEVRILDRFTEGTTITPKKVMSVEKILAIQSFTRSLYADAAIKHYVTELVDATRHPAAYAIDTAKYVAYGASPRASISLILGAKARALLAGRGFVLPEDVKAVAHDVLRHRIILTYEGEAEGVTPDAIIDRILQRVTVP, from the coding sequence ATGAATGCAGAAATTTCCCAACTGACCGATCAGGCAAAAATGTTTGCTGCGGAACTAAATGCGCTCCAGGGCGAGATGATGAGCGTCGTTGTCGGGCAGGAAGACGTTATCGACCGGCTCATCATCGCATTGTGTGCGGACGGGCACGTTCTTTTAGAAGGAGTGCCGGGCATTGCAAAGACGCTTATGATCCGCACACTCTCGCAGTGCATAGATTGCAGTTTTGTCAGGCTCCAGTTCACGCCGGATCTCCTTCCCGCCGATATCATGGGGACGAAAATCTTCAACCAGAAGGATGCCAGCTTCTCTACTATCCGGGGTCCGATCTTTGCACATTTTGTCCTTGCCGATGAGATCAACCGTGCACCCCCGAAGGTGCAGTCCGCCCTGTTAGAGGCAATGCAGGAGAAGCAGGTGACCATCCAGGGTGAGACACACCCGCTTGCTCACCCGTTCTTTGTGCTTGCCACCCAGAACCCTATCGAATCAGAGGGCACTTATCCCCTCCCGGAGGCTCAGGTCGACCGGTTTATGTTCAAGGTACTGATGACCTACCCGGATAAAGAAGACGAGGTCAGGATTCTCGACCGGTTCACTGAAGGTACAACCATCACCCCAAAAAAGGTGATGAGTGTAGAAAAGATCCTCGCCATCCAGTCATTCACAAGAAGCCTTTACGCGGATGCTGCTATCAAGCACTATGTCACGGAGCTCGTGGATGCCACCCGTCACCCGGCTGCCTATGCCATAGACACGGCAAAGTACGTTGCCTATGGTGCATCCCCGCGTGCGTCTATCAGCCTGATCCTCGGTGCCAAGGCCCGGGCCCTGCTGGCCGGCCGGGGTTTTGTGCTCCCCGAGGATGTCAAAGCGGTGGCACACGATGTGCTCCGGCACCGAATCATCCTGACGTATGAGGGTGAGGCAGAAGGTGTGACGCCGGATGCGATCATCGATCGAATTCTCCAGAGAGTAACGGTGCCGTAA
- a CDS encoding DUF58 domain-containing protein, which yields MENRTDLIRQLKKIEITTNALVEGLQSGLHHSLFKGHGVEFAEIREYVPGDDVRTIDWKVTARYNRPFIKEYTEERDQTFYFVVDISGSGTFGSEISKQKKMLEVTASLAFAALRNNDRIGLCLFSDRVEKFLPAKRGKKHLVSILNTLIDYKAVSIKTDLSVAARFLGTILMRKSSVIILSDFVSPDFLGALKALRRRHEVIAVRVTDVREQELPDFGTLALEDSETGEQVLVDTSDAGFRTRYSALVEEAERTLTAGLSRAGIGNVSLLTTDPYDIPLQQFFRGMKRRRNHGRIL from the coding sequence ATGGAAAACAGAACCGACCTGATCCGCCAGCTCAAAAAGATTGAGATCACCACCAATGCGCTGGTGGAAGGGCTCCAGTCGGGGCTCCACCACTCACTCTTCAAAGGCCATGGGGTCGAGTTTGCCGAGATCCGGGAGTACGTGCCCGGAGATGATGTCCGCACCATTGACTGGAAAGTCACTGCCCGGTACAACCGCCCGTTTATCAAGGAATATACCGAGGAGCGCGACCAGACCTTTTACTTTGTCGTAGATATATCAGGATCCGGCACGTTTGGTTCAGAGATCTCCAAACAGAAGAAGATGCTTGAAGTGACCGCGAGCCTTGCCTTTGCAGCACTGCGGAATAACGACCGTATCGGCCTCTGCCTTTTCTCGGACCGGGTGGAAAAGTTCCTGCCGGCAAAACGGGGGAAAAAACACCTTGTCTCGATCCTCAATACCTTAATCGATTATAAGGCAGTCTCGATCAAGACCGATCTATCAGTCGCAGCAAGGTTCCTTGGCACGATCCTTATGCGAAAAAGTTCGGTGATTATCCTGTCGGATTTCGTATCGCCGGATTTTCTGGGGGCGCTCAAGGCCCTCCGCAGGCGCCACGAAGTCATCGCAGTCCGTGTTACAGATGTGCGGGAACAGGAGCTGCCCGATTTCGGAACCCTGGCACTTGAGGATTCCGAGACCGGGGAACAGGTTCTCGTGGACACGTCCGATGCTGGCTTTCGCACGAGATATTCAGCACTCGTTGAAGAAGCGGAAAGGACACTCACTGCCGGCCTTTCCCGGGCGGGAATCGGCAATGTATCACTCCTGACAACAGATCCCTACGATATCCCGTTGCAGCAGTTCTTCCGGGGCATGAAGAGGAGGCGGAACCATGGCAGGATTCTATAA
- a CDS encoding PaaI family thioesterase, with translation MSYIENIRKHGSNANPFFCLMGIDIVSYEPGTAVLRMQIRPDMLNGVGWLQGGMLVALADEAIALALYTQLKEHEGIATISESTSFVKGVREGFIVAEAKVIKKGRRVAFAEAEVFLESDEKTMLSRTSSAFAVTVKEYKKCSVQIIEKTLTFPGASPPPLRHPPLR, from the coding sequence ATGTCCTATATAGAAAATATCCGGAAGCATGGCAGCAATGCCAACCCGTTCTTTTGTTTAATGGGGATTGATATCGTCAGTTATGAACCCGGAACGGCAGTGCTCAGGATGCAGATCCGGCCGGATATGCTCAACGGTGTCGGCTGGCTGCAGGGAGGAATGCTCGTTGCACTCGCGGATGAGGCGATTGCCCTTGCCCTCTACACCCAGCTAAAGGAGCACGAGGGTATTGCGACCATCTCCGAATCCACCAGTTTTGTCAAAGGTGTCCGGGAGGGTTTCATCGTTGCCGAGGCAAAGGTGATCAAGAAAGGAAGACGGGTTGCGTTTGCTGAAGCTGAGGTCTTTTTAGAAAGCGATGAAAAGACGATGCTTTCCCGTACTTCGTCAGCATTTGCCGTGACGGTAAAGGAATATAAAAAATGCTCTGTACAAATCATTGAGAAAACTCTGACGTTCCCGGGGGCTTCGCCCCCGCCACTGAGGCACCCCCCATTGCGATGA
- a CDS encoding VWA domain-containing protein, producing MAGFYNPVWLWGLVLIPVLAAAYHFVLKKKKREALVFSNIAFVKSALGDKQKSRRAHLLFAIVLAAIALLFIGLADPHIPLDQAKEGVNVVLAIDDSGSMQASDYPPTRLEAAKNAADTLIKNLEPSDNAGVVIFESGATTAAYLSPDKDRVRQKLGSITPKPGQTAIGDGLMLAIDMARSIPNKKSVVILLSDGVNNTGMVTVDEAVAVAQDANIQVFTVGLGSSQPVVIGYDWLGKPQNAELDEATLKSVAEKTGGRYFKSVDGQTLSEIYTGLNKVIVREPEETSIRDFFIGGALILILIELFLRYGRGRIIQ from the coding sequence ATGGCAGGATTCTATAACCCAGTCTGGCTCTGGGGACTTGTTCTTATACCTGTCCTGGCCGCAGCCTATCACTTTGTACTTAAGAAAAAGAAACGGGAAGCGCTCGTCTTTTCCAACATTGCATTTGTAAAATCTGCTCTCGGAGACAAACAGAAATCCCGGCGTGCTCACCTGCTCTTTGCAATCGTCCTCGCTGCCATTGCCCTGCTGTTTATCGGTCTTGCAGACCCCCACATCCCCCTTGATCAGGCTAAAGAAGGGGTCAATGTCGTCCTTGCCATTGACGATTCCGGGAGCATGCAGGCCAGCGATTACCCGCCCACCCGGCTCGAAGCAGCCAAGAATGCGGCCGACACGCTTATCAAAAACCTCGAGCCGTCCGATAATGCCGGCGTTGTGATCTTCGAGTCCGGCGCAACTACTGCGGCGTACCTGAGCCCCGACAAGGACCGGGTCCGGCAGAAACTCGGGTCTATTACACCAAAACCGGGACAGACCGCAATCGGCGACGGCCTCATGCTTGCGATCGACATGGCCCGATCAATACCGAACAAAAAAAGCGTGGTAATCCTGCTCTCGGATGGCGTAAACAACACCGGCATGGTTACCGTTGACGAAGCGGTCGCAGTTGCACAGGACGCCAATATCCAGGTCTTCACTGTGGGGCTGGGATCGTCACAACCGGTGGTGATCGGGTATGACTGGCTGGGCAAACCGCAGAATGCCGAGCTCGACGAGGCAACCCTGAAGTCGGTTGCAGAAAAGACCGGGGGCAGGTACTTCAAATCTGTAGATGGACAGACATTGTCTGAAATTTATACCGGACTGAATAAGGTGATTGTCCGCGAACCGGAAGAGACGAGCATCAGGGACTTCTTTATTGGCGGGGCACTCATCCTCATCCTCATCGAGCTCTTTCTGCGGTATGGGCGGGGGCGGATCATCCAATGA
- a CDS encoding tetratricopeptide repeat protein — protein sequence MKFRQIIHILAIIACIACFVPPVLAADEAPKDEATTFYNRGELLLDTNDYESTIALFDQALASNTTLMGISNGLLYTYRDKAYAQIQLKKYNEALQTLDQGLALYPKDNMLWNNKGYANYILGKYPEALAAYNNAILFEKNYTIALINKGDTLSKMGDYSGAIDTYKIALESDPGNRDATAGLAAAQQAAASTIPASMIVIVILVIIVAGGAVWYIKCKKPEEKLKEKKSPGKKK from the coding sequence ATGAAATTCAGGCAGATTATTCATATTCTGGCAATTATCGCATGCATTGCCTGCTTCGTCCCGCCGGTACTGGCAGCGGATGAAGCCCCCAAAGATGAGGCAACTACCTTTTATAACCGGGGTGAACTGCTCCTCGATACGAATGACTATGAGAGTACGATTGCCCTCTTTGACCAGGCACTTGCCTCCAATACGACCTTGATGGGAATATCCAATGGCCTGCTGTACACGTACCGGGATAAAGCCTACGCACAGATACAGCTCAAGAAATACAACGAGGCCCTCCAGACTCTCGACCAGGGACTGGCACTCTATCCCAAGGACAACATGCTCTGGAACAATAAGGGCTATGCGAACTATATCCTTGGAAAATACCCTGAAGCTCTCGCAGCGTATAACAATGCCATCTTGTTTGAGAAGAATTATACGATTGCCCTGATCAACAAGGGAGACACCCTCTCAAAGATGGGAGACTACTCCGGGGCTATTGATACGTATAAAATTGCCCTTGAATCTGATCCCGGCAACCGTGATGCAACAGCGGGTCTCGCCGCTGCACAACAGGCCGCTGCATCGACAATACCGGCATCCATGATAGTGATTGTTATCCTTGTGATCATTGTCGCTGGTGGCGCGGTCTGGTATATTAAATGCAAAAAGCCTGAAGAGAAACTTAAAGAGAAGAAGTCCCCGGGTAAGAAGAAATAA
- a CDS encoding winged helix-turn-helix transcriptional regulator, with protein MIRRELISVALLAVLLAALAVPVIALPQGYIVEPAFGATGKTTTDVIPITFWDLTFREMVIIGALALFPAFVFPVEIFFALKFLSLFGFKRIARNNILASTVRNTLYTLIRSRPGISFVELSQEMGISRGALTYHLTLMRISKKIILLKNHGALSYFENSGKYGNGEQKVMKYLRQDTDNKILLSLARNPLMSRTDFEKILGVSGPTVSWHMKRLIDDGILNVRKDGRFSRYALSEATWSSLLKYCEDVSGLPGQSSGAVITVRYSAMAGTAEL; from the coding sequence ATGATAAGGAGGGAACTGATTTCTGTTGCGCTGCTCGCTGTTCTGCTCGCAGCACTTGCAGTACCAGTAATCGCTCTCCCACAGGGATATATCGTAGAACCGGCGTTCGGGGCAACCGGGAAAACCACCACAGATGTCATCCCCATTACATTCTGGGATCTCACGTTCCGCGAGATGGTTATTATAGGTGCCCTCGCCCTCTTCCCGGCTTTTGTTTTTCCGGTCGAGATTTTTTTTGCATTAAAATTCCTCTCCTTGTTCGGGTTTAAGAGGATAGCGAGAAACAATATCCTTGCCAGCACGGTACGAAATACGTTGTACACCCTCATCCGGTCCCGGCCGGGTATCAGTTTCGTTGAGTTATCCCAAGAGATGGGGATCTCCCGCGGTGCGCTCACCTATCACTTGACCCTCATGAGAATTTCTAAAAAAATTATTCTTCTCAAGAACCATGGGGCTCTCAGTTATTTTGAGAATTCCGGCAAATATGGCAATGGTGAACAGAAAGTGATGAAATACCTGCGTCAGGATACAGATAATAAGATCCTCCTCTCTCTTGCCCGGAATCCTCTGATGTCCCGCACGGACTTTGAAAAGATTCTCGGCGTGTCGGGTCCAACCGTTTCCTGGCACATGAAACGGCTTATCGATGACGGTATCTTAAACGTACGAAAGGACGGGCGTTTTTCCCGATATGCCCTCTCGGAAGCAACATGGTCATCCCTGCTAAAATATTGTGAGGATGTTTCTGGTTTGCCAGGACAGTCATCAGGTGCAGTCATTACGGTCCGCTATTCTGCCATGGCCGGAACCGCAGAACTCTAA
- a CDS encoding dolichyl-phosphate beta-glucosyltransferase: MTPPGISFSLVIPAYNEENRIQSLFDDIAGFDGELIVVCDGTDRTAECVSRIAAGRKDLTIRCLGFDHRLGKGGGVIEGLKAARAPFVGYFDADGSTSIAEMQRLFSHLSRFEGAIGSRWVPGSTLRVRQGILRRMESRGFNLLIRLLFGLNFSDTQCGAKVFTKAAVDTVLPEMTSRGFEFDVELLWRMQRAGYTVTEVPIVWQNKGDSRVQKRDMIRMLMGLFAIRFGPGNV, from the coding sequence ATGACCCCCCCCGGCATATCGTTCAGTCTCGTCATCCCCGCATACAACGAGGAGAACCGGATCCAGTCCCTCTTCGATGATATTGCAGGATTTGACGGGGAACTTATCGTTGTCTGTGACGGGACTGACAGGACTGCGGAGTGTGTCAGCAGGATTGCGGCCGGCAGAAAAGATCTCACGATCCGCTGTCTGGGGTTCGATCACCGGCTGGGCAAGGGAGGTGGCGTGATCGAAGGACTCAAAGCTGCCCGGGCACCCTTCGTTGGATACTTCGATGCGGACGGTTCTACGAGTATTGCTGAGATGCAGCGGCTTTTTTCTCACCTTTCACGTTTTGAGGGTGCAATCGGTTCGCGCTGGGTGCCGGGCTCAACCCTTCGCGTGCGGCAGGGGATACTGCGAAGGATGGAGAGCCGGGGTTTCAATCTCCTGATCCGGCTGCTCTTTGGTCTCAACTTCAGCGATACCCAGTGCGGGGCAAAGGTCTTTACAAAAGCCGCAGTCGACACTGTTCTTCCCGAGATGACTTCGAGGGGATTTGAGTTTGATGTCGAACTGCTCTGGCGGATGCAGCGGGCTGGTTACACGGTAACTGAAGTCCCTATTGTCTGGCAGAACAAGGGCGATTCGCGGGTGCAGAAGCGGGATATGATCCGGATGCTTATGGGGCTGTTTGCGATCCGGTTTGGTCCAGGAAATGTATGA
- a CDS encoding CTP synthase, which translates to MKYIIITGGVMSGLGKGITAASVGRILKNRGYQVTAVKIDPYLNIDAGTMNPAQHGEVFVLKDGSEVDLDLGNYERFLDIELTAAHNITTGKVYRTVIDKERRGDFLGETVQIIPHITDQIKTCIRQAAEGEFPDGTKADICLVEVGGTVGDIESMPFLEAVRQMHGELPEHDIVLIHVTLIPEDTMGDMKTKPTQHSVKALRELGLHADIIVGRSENPIGAGTKRKISAFCDLPQTAVISAATAPDTYAVPMEMEKEGIADVLSAHLGLDKKEPDTAWYRLVNKEYTNRVTVAIVSKYGIEDVYISIKESLKHAGRALSTEVKIVWLDAERYERSQLKDYDGILIPGGFGKRGIEGKIEAIKFARENNVPFLGLCLGFQLATVEYARHKAGFADATSEEFGEGTHVIGLLPEQEGINELGGTMRLGNYTADIRDGTLALKLYKEKQITERHRHRYEVNPKYIGDLEKAGLVFSATNKNRMECLELPGHPFFFATQFHPEFRSRPTRPSPPYLGFVEACRANKRTI; encoded by the coding sequence GTGAAGTACATCATAATTACCGGCGGTGTGATGAGCGGCCTGGGAAAAGGGATCACGGCTGCATCGGTCGGACGTATCTTAAAGAACCGCGGCTATCAGGTGACAGCAGTCAAGATCGACCCCTACCTGAATATTGATGCGGGAACGATGAACCCGGCCCAGCACGGTGAAGTTTTTGTGCTCAAGGATGGGAGTGAAGTCGATCTCGATCTCGGCAACTACGAGAGGTTCCTTGATATCGAGCTGACGGCAGCCCACAATATCACGACCGGCAAGGTATACCGCACGGTCATCGATAAGGAACGCCGGGGCGATTTCCTCGGAGAGACCGTGCAGATTATTCCTCATATCACTGACCAGATCAAGACCTGTATCCGCCAGGCCGCAGAAGGGGAATTTCCCGACGGTACCAAGGCGGACATATGTCTCGTGGAAGTCGGGGGAACAGTTGGTGATATCGAGAGCATGCCGTTTTTAGAAGCGGTCCGCCAGATGCACGGTGAACTCCCCGAGCATGATATTGTGCTCATCCATGTCACCCTCATCCCTGAAGATACGATGGGGGACATGAAGACCAAACCCACCCAGCACTCGGTAAAAGCCCTGCGGGAGCTCGGGCTTCATGCTGACATCATTGTCGGCAGGAGCGAGAACCCGATTGGGGCCGGGACAAAACGCAAGATCTCAGCATTCTGCGACCTCCCCCAGACGGCCGTCATATCTGCTGCCACGGCTCCTGACACGTATGCTGTACCGATGGAGATGGAAAAGGAAGGCATTGCTGATGTGCTCTCTGCCCATCTCGGCCTGGATAAAAAAGAGCCCGACACCGCTTGGTACCGGCTGGTGAACAAGGAGTACACCAACCGGGTGACCGTTGCTATCGTCAGTAAGTACGGCATTGAGGATGTCTATATCAGTATCAAGGAATCGCTCAAGCATGCGGGACGGGCACTCTCGACGGAAGTAAAGATTGTCTGGCTGGATGCGGAACGCTACGAACGGAGCCAGCTCAAGGACTATGACGGCATCCTGATTCCCGGAGGATTCGGCAAACGCGGTATTGAAGGCAAGATCGAAGCGATCAAATTTGCCCGCGAGAACAATGTGCCATTCCTCGGCCTCTGCTTAGGGTTCCAGCTGGCAACCGTTGAGTACGCCCGACACAAGGCAGGGTTTGCCGATGCCACGAGTGAGGAGTTCGGAGAGGGCACCCACGTGATCGGGCTTTTACCGGAACAGGAAGGGATCAACGAACTCGGCGGGACAATGCGGCTTGGCAATTATACCGCTGATATCCGTGATGGCACGCTGGCGTTAAAACTCTACAAGGAGAAACAGATCACCGAACGCCACCGGCACCGGTACGAAGTGAACCCGAAGTATATCGGGGACCTGGAGAAGGCAGGGCTCGTCTTTTCCGCAACCAACAAGAACCGGATGGAGTGTCTCGAACTCCCAGGTCACCCGTTCTTCTTTGCCACGCAGTTTCACCCGGAGTTCCGTTCCCGGCCAACCCGCCCGTCTCCCCCGTATCTTGGGTTTGTTGAAGCATGCAGGGCGAACAAGAGGACAATATAG
- the brxD gene encoding BREX system ATP-binding protein BrxD, with amino-acid sequence MNIPEPERMDQRRLESINIINALRRGTVPASGLERIAVGLDVEEGVISRQLDYVAQSGGDLKFIRGEYGSGKTFLVARALEIARTKGFVTSHVIISSSTPLYKIKGIYQQVCANLRTGGEEHAIKTILDNWLFAIEERLLSVSGTGLEDAVLEEATEREIETALSGISEVNTALAAALRTYYRANNAGDFQLAQAALGWIAGEPNIGRDFKQKAGIKGEIDDTIAFVFLRGLVSIIHGAGYNGIAIAVDEMETTQGLQRNQREKGYHTLVRIIDALDRGDMPRCFFLFTGTPAMYDGSRGIRSVPPLYDRISVVQNDAYRNPRQPQIMLGKFDTSKLELVALKVVDVYAQAYSEPDRERVSHRFIRAMIKKITTRFGGRIDVIPRIFLKEFVDVLDKCELYEDYTPGDAYDFDAEHLKGDLKKEEEAVMVVRF; translated from the coding sequence ATGAATATACCGGAACCTGAACGGATGGACCAGCGCCGGCTCGAGAGTATCAACATCATCAATGCGTTACGCAGGGGTACAGTTCCCGCAAGCGGGCTGGAGCGGATCGCCGTCGGGCTCGATGTTGAAGAGGGCGTGATCAGCAGGCAACTGGATTACGTTGCGCAGAGCGGCGGGGATCTCAAGTTTATCCGGGGCGAGTACGGGAGCGGCAAGACGTTTCTGGTTGCCCGGGCACTTGAGATCGCCCGCACCAAGGGTTTTGTCACCTCGCACGTGATCATCTCATCCTCCACACCACTCTATAAGATCAAAGGTATCTACCAGCAGGTCTGTGCAAACCTCCGCACGGGCGGCGAAGAGCACGCGATCAAGACTATTCTCGACAACTGGCTCTTTGCCATCGAAGAGCGGCTGCTCTCGGTGAGCGGGACAGGCCTTGAAGACGCTGTACTTGAAGAGGCCACGGAGCGGGAGATCGAAACTGCGCTCAGCGGGATCAGCGAGGTGAACACAGCCCTTGCTGCGGCCCTTCGCACCTATTACCGGGCGAACAACGCCGGGGACTTCCAGCTGGCACAGGCGGCACTTGGCTGGATTGCCGGCGAACCGAATATCGGGCGGGATTTCAAGCAGAAGGCAGGGATCAAGGGGGAGATCGATGACACCATCGCGTTTGTCTTCCTGCGGGGGCTTGTCTCCATTATCCACGGGGCAGGTTACAACGGGATTGCAATCGCTGTCGATGAGATGGAGACCACGCAGGGACTCCAGCGCAACCAGCGGGAGAAGGGCTACCACACGCTCGTCCGGATCATCGATGCGCTCGACCGGGGCGATATGCCGCGCTGTTTCTTCCTCTTCACCGGCACTCCCGCCATGTATGACGGTTCACGTGGCATCCGCTCAGTCCCGCCACTCTACGATCGCATCAGTGTCGTGCAGAACGATGCCTACCGCAACCCCCGCCAGCCGCAGATTATGCTCGGGAAGTTTGATACCTCAAAACTCGAACTGGTGGCGCTCAAAGTTGTGGATGTCTATGCACAGGCGTATTCGGAGCCGGACCGTGAGCGGGTCTCGCACCGTTTCATCCGCGCTATGATCAAAAAAATCACCACGCGTTTCGGGGGACGGATCGATGTTATTCCCCGGATATTCTTAAAAGAATTTGTCGATGTGCTGGACAAGTGCGAACTCTACGAGGATTATACTCCCGGTGATGCGTACGATTTTGATGCCGAGCATCTCAAAGGAGACCTTAAAAAAGAAGAGGAGGCTGTGATGGTGGTCAGGTTTTGA